The sequence AATTTGTAATCATCAATATACATTTAATTAATACGATGAtcgattcacaaggtctcctatcatatcataatgttctaatttttacaatgttttgaaaatgttgttatccAGAAATATTTAAGCATTATGAcaaggagaccttgtgaatcgaccatatataattttatatcgatataaagtaatattttagtacATACAGTACTGTGGAGAGCTGGTCTATTTTTCAGATTATGTAtacgaaaatattttaagtacatattaacaaaaaaaaaactcaaactttTTCTATTTACAAAAACTAGAACGTAACTATAGTGTCGCCATATCAAAATTTGcacaacaaaattaacaaatttaacatgttaattttaaacgtatataaagaataaaaatttatatagtttaGATCAAATTCCAAACtaatttatattagtttaaatgAGAAACATACGATTGTTGACTAAAAACATAAATGGAGACCAGTTCCGATGaccataattaataatttttgcgcATACTTAccactaatatttttaataataataaattaaatcttaATTTATGTGTTTCATGATGTCAGAGGTAaggtcgggttaaggagaatacattttttcaaatttgagtacagtttcttcattatttttgaaaataaaaaacagataaaaaatgttttttaaactaaatttaaatcataCTTCAATAAAACATTTACAACCGATGAAACTGACCTTGACAGACTGGCAACATTTGTTAAATGTCAACAAGCATATGCTTGATAGAGGTTATGTCGAACGAAAAATGTCTGACAACGTCCATTTTTAATTGTACCACAAACTGAACTAGACGTGCACGTGTTCTTATAGAAAGttaaatcatttattaaagggtaaaaatttagtttaaacaaattcaaacacaaaaattacaatgtcCACTACTTCAGAAGACGAAGAAAATGTTGTAAGTGGtgaagaggaggaggaagaAGAAGTCGATGAAGAAATTGAAGAGGAACAAGATGAAGAATCAGATAATGAGGAAGAACACGAGGCTGaggaaacaaaagaaaattcagCCAAAGACAATGAATCTGATGACGCTGATAAAGATGATAAACCCATGACATGGAAAGAATTGGTGAGTAAACTATTATACAGTGTTAAAAGcaataattgaaaaacaatttattagttCTTTTGATCATAATTTAGGGTCTGAATGATACCTTGATCAAATCATGTGAAGAATTAAAATGGAAAGCACCCTCCAAGATTCAGAAGGAGGCTATACCAGTAGCTTTGCAAGGCAAAGATGTTATTGGCTTGGCGGAAACTGGCTCTGGCAAAACAGGAGCATTTGCACTGCCTATTTTACAGGCCTTGTTGGATAATCCACAAAgatattttgctttaattctaaCCCCCACCAGAGAATTGGCATTTCAAATATCGGAACAATTTGAGGCTCTTGGTaagtttatatacattttatttgtgaaattttaaagtattgCTTAAGATAACTTTCCTGGCGTCCTGTAGACATTCCCAGTAAAGCTTTATTAAATAGCATGTTATACCCACCTAGGCCATGATGTTAAACTGTagtttgatataaaaaatacatgaaaatagtaaatattaGTTTCGTCACTACCTCTGAGCCTTAACataagataaaaatatatttataagaatTTGTTAGATTACAATTCACTAATTTACATAACATTTATTTCCTACCCCCGCAGGCAGTTCCATTGGTGTCAAATGTTGTGTGATAGTAGGTGGCATGGATATGGTTTCACAGGCTTTACAATTGGGGAAAAAGCCTCATATTATTATTGCCACCCCTGGTCGTTTAGTAGACCATTTGGAAAACCTTAAAGGTTTTAATTTAAAGGCCATTAAGTATCTTGTCATGGATGAAGCTGATCGTATTCTCAATATGGACTTTGAAGTGGAATTAGATAAAATTCTCAAAGTTCTGCCTAAAGAAAGAAGAACATTCTTGTTCAGTGCCACTATGACGAAGAAAGTAAAGAAACTGCAAAGAGCTTCCTTGAAGGATCCCGTCAAAGTGGAAGTTTCCAACAAATATCAGACTGTAGAACAATTGCAGCAGTACTACATATTCATGCCTGTTAAATACAAAGATGTCTACCTCGTACACATACTCAACGAATTGGCGGGCAATAGTTTTATGATTTTCTGCAGTACATGCAACAATACAGTAAAAACAGCTTTAATGTTAAGAGCTTTGGGTTTGGCTGCCATTCCTCTGCATGGTCAAATGTCTCAAAATAAACGTTTGGCTGCTCTCAACAAGTTTAAAGCGAAAAATCGTTCTATACTCATTTCTACCGATGTGGCCTCCAGAGGTTTGGATATACCCCATGTGGATGTCGTATTGAATTTTGATATACCCACCCACAGCAAAGATTATATACATCGTGTTGGTCGTACAGCACGTGCTGGTCGTTCGGGAAAGGCTCTCACATTTGTCACCCAGTATGATGTTGAGTTGTATCAACGCATAGAACATTTGTTGGGCAAACAATTGCCATTGTACAAATGTGAAGAAGATGAGGTAATGGCCTTGCAAGAACGCGTTAGTGAGGCTCAACGTACGGCCAAACTAGAACTTAAAGATATTGAAGAATCTAAAGGCTCAAAGGGACGTTATAAAAAGGGTGCCGCTGGTGATGATTTCGATGATTCGGAACAATTTACCGGAGCACGTAAACGTATGAAATCAGGTGGTGGTGGCGGCGGCGGTAAAGCCAATTGGAAAAAGGCTAAAAGGAAGTAATTTCCTTTGTAGAGCAAATTAAATGTATTGTTGTTTTCTACTATAgtctttagttatttttgtaatgtattttaagaaataaaagcaaaatgtaaaattgattttacattaacaatataaaatttaaagaattattttttatttacaagccGGCATAAGTTAGATGAAATGAATAGAACTCTTATTTTCCTTCGGCAAAAAATATCGATTGGTcgattctatagaaaattatttttatccaTCGTTCTACTCTAAAGAAATTTACTGTTATCGATCGGTcgataacattttctatagaaaaattactgTAATCCATAAATTTTCggtcgataaattttctatagaaaattactgttatcgatcgataaattttcaatagaaaattactGTAATCAATAGTTGGCTACATTTTCAattgacaatttttgttaatgatCTATAGAAATGTTTCCTTATCGATTGAAAATTATTGTTGTGTATTGATCTTTGCTCCCAAAACTATAATCCCAAATTGCTCTTGGacaattttacatacatatatcaataCATTTTGCTATCGAATTGTTCTTAGTAATAAAAATCCATTTGTTGTTGAAACGTTTAAACACTTTTGTAACTCCCAACCAAAAGTTTTATTgctaaattcttttaaatacatatttaaaatctcttaaaatctactacaaatttaataaatcattaaGAAAAACAATTCATGATTTAATTGATAAATAGTCAAgagattttatttgttaaagtcCTTAGTcaattattatataatttaattgttttaatttaatacaacTTAATCCTTAAACTTATGCATAATTTGTTTAAgcaaacataaaattaattttgaaatgaaataaaatggaaaataatttccagtcttttgaaaaaattacaaaatagcCAAAGCAAAAAAGCAGTCAGGAGGGGAAGTCGCAATAAGATCAATATGAAtagaacaaattaaatgaaataaaataaaaataaaaaattaactatgtaataaaataataaggCAGACAGACTAATTATTATGTTcgtttaaatatacatacaatcaAAGCAAATATAGTCAGATCTCTTTAAATTTCTACTTGATACTTGTTAAGATTAAGTATTAATCTAGATTTTATTTAAgacttattaattaaaatatttgcactaggtattttttttttgttttttttaataattttttgtttaagatcATGATTATGTtgtgtttagtttagtttaaaaaagaagAGTTTTGAAAAAGAGATAAATATTATAGATCTGAATATCTTGCTAGCACTTGTTGTCATCATATATTTTGTTCGTATTTTACTTGACTGGGTTGTATATCATACAAATCACATATGCCCTCATCGGGACTTAAAACAAAGTTATAATCATTTTGCGGAGGATTTAAAGGTAACAAGGGGggattttctgtaaaaaattaaataaaagtaatggattaattttaaGCTAAATCAGTAGATCACATGAATGCTTTTTCACACTTACCCATATTCGGATCATCGGGATAAAATCTCCTCAAAGAATGTCCCGTCGTACATTTTTGCAATATTACACGTGCCGTTAATTTGTTCTCTAATGCCTCCATTTCCTCTTTTACTTCTGGATTACAAAAGTATGTGTGTTCATCGTTGACTAGATTTGCTTTGGTGGTGGTTTGTGTTAACGTACCCGCTGTGTTCGAATGTGTTGAGGATGAGGAAAGTGTTGGCGATGGTGTTTCGAGGCGTGAAAAGTGTCGTATTGATTCTGATTCGGGTTTTGTTGTACAACAGCGTCCC comes from Calliphora vicina chromosome 2, idCalVici1.1, whole genome shotgun sequence and encodes:
- the pths gene encoding ATP-dependent RNA helicase DDX47, whose product is MSTTSEDEENVVSGEEEEEEEVDEEIEEEQDEESDNEEEHEAEETKENSAKDNESDDADKDDKPMTWKELGLNDTLIKSCEELKWKAPSKIQKEAIPVALQGKDVIGLAETGSGKTGAFALPILQALLDNPQRYFALILTPTRELAFQISEQFEALGSSIGVKCCVIVGGMDMVSQALQLGKKPHIIIATPGRLVDHLENLKGFNLKAIKYLVMDEADRILNMDFEVELDKILKVLPKERRTFLFSATMTKKVKKLQRASLKDPVKVEVSNKYQTVEQLQQYYIFMPVKYKDVYLVHILNELAGNSFMIFCSTCNNTVKTALMLRALGLAAIPLHGQMSQNKRLAALNKFKAKNRSILISTDVASRGLDIPHVDVVLNFDIPTHSKDYIHRVGRTARAGRSGKALTFVTQYDVELYQRIEHLLGKQLPLYKCEEDEVMALQERVSEAQRTAKLELKDIEESKGSKGRYKKGAAGDDFDDSEQFTGARKRMKSGGGGGGGKANWKKAKRK